acaaTGTGCAATTTGCTATACAGACTGAAAATGTAACACATTGATTGGTGTGATTTCAGGCCACTGTTTCGGATGCAGTGTTCGAGCTAAGTTTCTTAGGCACCCCAGTAGTCATGTTTTTCTTGGTGGCCACAAAGATGTAGATTTCCCATTTACCGACTCATCCTCAAATGACCATTCCAATGGAACTGAAGATAGCCTTCGGGATGAAGAAAGTGAGAATTCAAAGATCGAAACAGATGATAAAGATTCAAACAGTGATACAGAAGAGGAGACAGAAAGCAAGGATGATTGATAGATAAAAGGTATGAAGATTGTAGGGATGAGGATAGGCCCTCTTTTCTTGGCATAGCAGTGCTACAAAACTGTAGGTTAGTTTCGCACTTGAAGGTATGCTTAATTACACTTGGGCAGTCAGTTAACTGTATTACATATCTTGTTGATTTGCTTTGCATTAGAAGGTATGCTTGACCGGTTGACTGTATTACATATTTGCTCAGTAATTCAGTAGCATCTTAATTAGCAGTCTGTCTCAGCCCACGATATCATCTTTTACATCACATATTTGACCAGAGTGCCAaggaaatttaaaaatagtacaTATGAGTGCAGTCACTGCTACAACCCattttgtgaattgtgatgccTGTCTTAGTTACATGATCATGGTATCTACATAAAAACTAATGACGCAGCCCCTgctatatatatctattttgTGTATATTTTGCAACATATGGACACAGAATTACATAAAATATGGTGAGACTTTTCCATATCTTCTGCAGACATCTCACATCTGCATGGTGCTCTTCTCAATATAATCAaggcagagctcctgccgttCTATTCAAAAGATCTCTTCTGATGGTTTTTTTGACAGAATGTGATGCATTACAAAGAGTGTGCCACTGCTGATATATTCACTTGTTGCTCTAGCATTGACTCCCAAGGTCAAGAGTTCAAAGCGTTGGTCTTTGAGTTTATGCCCCATTGGTAGTTCGGATAGTTGGTTTCACCAGAAAATTGCCAAAACCTGATCCAAGCAATTACCCTCGGCCTAGCTCAGAGATTGCACATTGTTGTTGATGGCGCGGACACATCTTCACCACTACTGTCAATCACCAATCATCCACTGCGATTTCAAGCAGAATGCAGAAAACATGAGTACACACATGGGGATTTTGGCGTATCAAAGATTATTTCTATCTGAACATACTAGCAGAAGTGCAGTAAATACATCCAGCTCCATCAGAATTAGAGGTTCCATCGGTTACTTTGCTCCAGCTGTCAGCCTGTCATATACATACGCAAGCCCTGTTTTCTTCACACGTTATTTTGTGTTATTCCCTGTTTTCTTCACATGCTATTTTGTGTTATTCTTGCCTATAAATGAACGCATCATATCATACTGAAATAATTTCCCCTGCTATTGCAGAGAAATGGTCCGGAAAGTTTGTGCAGTCTCATCTACCTGTGACGTTTACAGTTTTGACATGCTCTTATGTACTTGCTTAATGATAAACATCTCAATTTTGTGTACTACAAACTGTGAGTATTTGTTTGGCTATCATCTTAGGAGTACATATATGCCAACGATTTTTGTGTTTCCCATACAATCTGATTATTTTCTAATTGCATACTCTCTAAATTCGCTCCCAAAATCAGTCTATTATTAATCTTTAAATCCATTGTATATGCTTTGCAATTTAGATTGCCCAATTCATAGTGTTATAGTTGATTGACATCATTTGAAGGTTTTTGGAGTAAATATTATTGTATTCACAAATACATTTACATAACTTATTGTGTTTTCACGTTATTTAagacccgttgcaacgcacgggcataaGACTAGTTTATTTATAAATCGTTACTAAGGTTTTTGAAAGCGTATTCGACGCCCAACGCAATAACGCGACTCCAACCATAACCACCTCAACAAAATTTACAAATTTAATATCAGGATCAGGGAGATAAAATAACAGGACATGAAAATCACACGCTTTCACGGGCCCAGTCCGGTTTTTTCGGTTCAACCGGTGGCCCGGTCCGGTATTTTCGTCCGGTTTTTTCcactcaccagtcaccaccCCATTTGTGGGCCCCACTGCCAGTGACTCTTCTGTCCACTGCACACGCCGTTTTGAAATTTCAAATAGCCCCATGTTCATTGTTTGCCGCACCACAGCGTAGTCTCGCCTCGCCTTCCGGAAGCTTCGAGAAGCAgagccgcctcctcgcctcgcctAGCCTCCCGGAAGCTTCGAGAAGCCCCCGCGCGGCCCGAGCCATGGAGAAGCAGAAGCCGGCAGGCCACGacgcccgcctcctcctcgcgctgCGCTGCTCCAGGGCGTCGCTGCTCCTCTCCTCGCTCCGCCATccccgcgcggcgccgccgcggcgggcgacgACACCACGGAGATCGAGCTCCACTGCCGCGGTAAACCCCTCCTCCTTCCGCTGCTCATCCTCCTCACCTACGTTCGCTTGTTCGTCCGCGTGATTTTAGCCCTCCTCGCGTCGCAGGGTGGTAGCGTGCTCCGGgacgccggcctcctccgcgcGGAGCTCgctgcggcgcggcgcgaggccaCGATGCACGCGGCGAACTCCGGGGCGGAggttctcctcgtcctctcccTGGTCCCcgtcctcctgctcctcctcgggttcctcgcggcagcggcggtggcggcgtagTAGGGAGGGGGTTCGGAGCGCGGCGCCGGCTTGAGATCGACGGAATCGGAAGGGTTCGGAGCCAGCTTCACCGTTCTTGTGCTCCGTGAGTTTCTTCCTCTGTTGCGGGGCGACGCGTTGTTGTGCGGATGAGCAGGTCTAGCTCACGGCACGATTGTGTAGTGATATCGTACATATGGCATCGGATTTTGGTCGTCCCGTTTTAGCGTTTGCTAGGTGTTCGATGGAATGCCCATAGAAAGTGTAGCTTCGATTTCATTGCTTCTCGTTGACAGAGTAAAATAATGCAGAACCGAGAAGATGATGCTTTCATTTGTCTGACCTTTGATTTTTGTGAATTTCTCTAGAACATATTCTAAACTGTGAAAGCTTTACTTATTGCTCTCGATTAGACATGGATATTGCAACGGGAACCAATACCAATCATAGCTTCTTGTTTGTCCAGTCCAGTAGTGTACATTTTTGTAAGACATGGGTGTTGTGTCTTAAAAAGGTTCTCATATGCCTCTTACAAAGCTAAAATGCAGTGCTGAAAAATGTGTTAATGCTAGAATTGAATTGTTGATGATTTGGTAGTACTGAAAAATGACTGAATGCTTGATCAATTGAAGATATCTTTTCTCAAGTTGTCACTGGTATGCAGTCTGCAGGCTATCACCGGTAACTAGAGAAGTTAGCTGCTAATAGATTACTTTTACTGACTGTGGCTACATACGAATTGTGGAATTGCTCGCTTGTCCATGGCAAATCATAATAAACTGAACTCATTTGGTTCCGAGCACGGCACTGGCTTGAGATCGACAGAATCTGAAGGGTTCAGAGTTGCTTATCTTGTTCTGGTGTTCCGTGATTTTCTTCCTCTGTTTCGGTAACGTGTTGCTGTGCAGATTTGCAAATTACATGGCCTCAGATTTTGGTCGTCTTTTAGCATTTGTTAAGTGTTCAATGAAATGCCCATATGTGTTCAGGGACCTATAGAAAGTATAGTTTTTGATTGCATTGCTTCTCGTTGACAGATGAAAACAATTCACAATGGAAGAGATGAGACGCATGTTGATTATCGGATGTAGTATTTCTGATTGGTGTGGCTTGAATGCTAGATTCAGCCTACCTTGCTTTCATTTGTCTCGTTGTCTGAACTTTGATTTTTGTGAATTTCTCTAGAACATATTGCCacgtttttgtgattttttttttaaaattttacataTTGCTTTCGAGTAGATTGTGGGTAGCAGTGTGAACCAATATCATGCATTGCTTCTTGTTTGTCCAGCCAGTCCAGTGACCGGTAGGGTAAGCAGGGTTGTGTTGTGTGATAACTAGTTTCTCTTATGCCTCTCACGATGGAAAGATCGTACTGCCTTTTGCAATGCTAGAGATGAATTGCTGACGATTTGGCAGTGCTGAAAAATGTTTGAATGCTTGATCGGTTGAACATTTGTGTATTGACTAAAACTGTTTGATGTCTGTATAATATCTGTTTGATGCTTGAATATTAACTTTTGTGAAGATATGTTATGCCCAATTCAGTAGCATGCCGTCTGCTGGTCTTCCCCGGTAGTAGCCAATATTGTTTTCGTCTAAAGTAATACCAGTAACTAGAGAAGTTAACTGCTGGAGTAATGGATTGCATTACTGTATTTGCTGAGTGCATCCATGTAAAGAGTCCTATAATCGATCACTTGTCATTTTGTCAAAGGCAAATTCTAGATTTACTTGTGATTAATGGTTAAATTTGAGTGCACGTGCAGCATCTTAAGAATAACTTGTTGacagaaaaaaaattccttctGATTTCCCTAGGAAGAATTAATAGCGATTCAGACTTAATTAAGCACAACATCAGGTTGTAGCTTTGCTATTAATCCCAGAACGATCACAGCAGGGACTCTTTTTACCTTCAATACGATCTTTTGTACGAATACATTCCATGTATATCTGGGGTTGGCATACTTATGGATTTCTGCCGATAAAACGTGCCTCATTTTCCATAAACCAATGCACTTCCCATGATCTATGCGAGGTCAGGTACCCTATAAATACCTGTGAACTACGATACTCAACGTAGACCAACGATCAAGTCTGACAATATATCGTTCCACAGACTTCTCTTTCATGTACATCTTCCCCAATCTTCTGCTGCTAAGTTTGCGGCAAAATGTCTGTGCTGTTCTTTCTGTTGGAGTTTAATCCACTTAATTAATTTGAGTCTTAGCCTAAACATGATCACCTCTGCTTAATGCAGAAATTGAATTTGATTCACTGACCTTGATGTGAAGCCATTGAAGTCTTTTCTTCTTCTATTCTGTTCGGCTCTCCTGTTCATGGAAACAAAACGAACAGAGAAACCTCACGAACCCCTTTCAGTGTTAAAAATCGATTGGGTAATTGATTTAGTGTTTAGGGTTAGAGAGAGGGCTCGACATGACCGCTgcctcttctcctctttatGATATATAGCGACACTGGTAAGGCTTGGGGGTTTGTCTCCAATTAAAATTCGAATCTATTTTGTACCGATCACACAAAACATATTTTATGTCTTATTTGGTTGATAAGAAAACCGGTGGGATTTTACTCTTATCCTAACTAACCGGCATTAGTCGATAAAATCAACTAACATTCTCCTCTTGATTTTGAGACTAACTAACGAGTTTACTAAATATAATAGCTTCCCAAGGCAATCTGTCACAACAACATTATGCGTTACTGAGACAATAAGacttattgttcactatagtaCCCAAATAAACTCAAGCTTAACTTAGTGGGTGTTGATTGAAAAATTAAGTCCCCCTCATCCAGGATCTTAATAAGGCTAATTTACACATGTACTGGCCAGAACATATCttaattaaacttaattttataAGCCTTTAAAGTATGGATCCATGAGCAAATGCTCAGcttagggcctatttggttggagggactaaaACTTTAGTCGCTTCACTTTAGTCCCTAGAGTCCCAAACAGGAGGGACTAAAAAGACTTAAAGTGCATTAGTCCATTGGTCCCTAAGGGAGGAGCTTATTGGGACTAAAGTAGCTCCTTTCCACCCACTGCCCTCGCGCGTGCCAACCCTATCCATTTCCTTGCCTCTTCTCTTCCTCGCCTCgtctctctcttgctcctctCGACCCcgcgtcgtcaccgccgcctccctgtGCAAGCCCCCGCAGTTGCTTCGCGCAAGCAAATCCTCTACCCTGCACTTGCCTCGCCGGTGTCATGCAAGCCACCGCGAGTTGCTTAGCAGCAATGGTAGAGGAAGATCCTCACGATTTCTTCTCCCAATCATACAATGATGCTCCGGCGGCCCACATGAACGGCTCCGAGTACGATTTCTCGCAGGGGTCGTTAGGCCATGCTGGATCTAGCGTCGGCATCcattttgggggggggggggggaggggatccAGGGGCCTGGATCTGAACTCTCAGGCCGACGCCTTCCCTGATTTCGCCTCCTACCAGCAGATCCTTCAACCGGGTAGCCTTGGGTTACCTCCGATCCGGCCAGGCAGCAGATCCACCGTCGCAATGTCGCGCCCTCCTTTCTGGGGGGGACGCGGCAGAAGTtgtggagggagaggaggaggacgaggccgcGCTAGGTCGTTGACTATTGGCGCGGGATCCGGCAGGGGGATGCGTGGATTTGTTCCCCTGGCTCAGTGTCCGGCAATGGAGGTGTCCGAGCTCGTGCGCCCTCCATGTCGCATGACGGGCCCCCCTTCTTCGAATTTGGAGTCTTTGGAGGAGGTGGGCGACTTGGTGCGTCATTGTTTCAAGGGACATCAGTGGCTGAGGACGACGCCAATGATGAAGACGAAGAGGACATCGGTCCCGATGGTCAGCCCACGGTAAACCCCGATGGCTCAAGATTGCTCTTCAATTTTCTTATTTGCACTTCATTGCCGTGAGCTCATCTTATTGAAACTGCTCTTCAACATTCTTATTTACAATGATTGAAATGCCATTAGTTGTTCATGTGGTTAATTTAGGGTTAAATCATGTTTTCTTTACTAGAATACTCTTGACAAGGCATGCTAGACAGAAGAAAAAACTTACACGTTGTGTGAAATAGCATGTGAGGAATTGAGGGATGGACATTGTCCAAATGGAGCATGGACAACTAGAGGGTACCagaatttgaaggagaaatattTACAAAGGGCTAAACTAAAGCATTCAACCAAACAGATAAAGAATAGATAAATAATTTCACTAGATGCTTGGTGGAAAAAGAATCAAGGTACGTAGTTGTGTCAAAAATTGCCGTAGTTTACACGCTTTTGGAGATTTCTGTGATGTTGATTCAGTGTCAATACAGGAGAAGGGAGACGCCAGGAAATTTCGCAATGGCAACCCTGAGTACTTAGATTTTCTTATAGAGCTGTTCCAAGGTGTTGCAGTTGATGGATCCACAGCATATTTCCCTGGTTTTGATGAAGAcgaagaggaaggggaagaggaagcaggggaaacaagaagaggggaaacaacAACATGGGATGGTTTTGAGAACAGTCCCATGAGCACCAACAGCAGGAAGAGAGGGAGCAGCAGCTGTGATGTTTCCACAGCTTCAAGTcctggaaaaaaaaagcaagagcCCAGTGGTGAAGCTCATGAAGGGCCTGCTCAATTCTTTCTCCTCTGAGAATGATAAGTCAACTACCCTCATTACTGAACTTGTTAACAACAAGAAGTTAAAGGACTAGAAGAAAGAAGACATGATTGAATCATTGACGCATTGTCAAAAGTTGGCAGTTGAGTGTGGTGTAGCAGAAGATAGTGTGGAATACTTCTGTGCAACATAGCTATTTGCTCTCAAACACAAGAAAGTGATGTTTGAGAACATTAGCACTAATGAAGCAAGATTACTGTGGTTGAAGAGATGGTGTCATCAGAAGAATTTGTATTAGAGGAGGTCTTTATTAGTTAATCTTAGCTGTAGGTCTTTCTTAGCTGCATTTAGTTAATCTTAGCTGCATTAGAGGAGGTTTTTTTGTCGACCCCTGGTTTTGTACACTGGAAACCTCATGTGATTACAATACCattccctggatcagtagatggTATACACATGACAACATTGTATATCACAAGTTGACATCGTTATACAGGCTTTACAATACATCAATAATATAAGGGTTGCCCGAGTGGCACCCGAATAGACCAAGCATGGTCATCTACAAAGACCAAAAATCCTAAGAAGTAGATATGGTAGCGGAAGCAAAGCAGCGACGGTCCATCTTATTCAACAGGCAGCGACTGGTGAACCTAGGTCCCTACTCCACCGTCTTCGACATCTCTTCATCAGCATGGCACACGTACAGATCGCTCCGACTTCTCCTTCTAAAAGATTTAattaagcaagggtgagtaccaaccgtactcagcaagccaccgcTACAGAATGCATATAGTGCTCACAGGAATTCAAGGATGGCTTGGTTCGTTTGCATAAAGCTAGATTTCACAAATCATTTCACAAACCTATGACTTAGCAGTTTTAACTGAAAAAAACAACGTTATTGTTGAAGTTGTTGTTAATTCGCAagggttcatccaccttccccaAGCCTCGCTTGGTCCGGTTTACCCTCACAACCAGTTTTCCCACATTCTCCATCGCTACGACCTTCCCATTCATCGGGCAAGGTCACACCTCTTTCCCTAATCTAAGCAAAATTAAAAATCTATGAGGCTAGTCAAGAATAGTACAAGTCCCGGTGCTCATTAACCGCGAGCATGTCTATTCGAATATATTAgttttactcacactgcagtggatgtacgctTTTAATCCCGCACTCCATgacttgcccaacacatgagcctaatcccaacacatgagacttgTCACGGCCCGGTTTTTCAGTCACCCTCGCATTGCGGCACCTGCTCCAAGGACTATGAATCCCCATTGCACTCCCGACATAGCACACCCCCTCGAGCCGGCAGTGAGGGGTCCTGGCGCTCCCGAGATTCTAGGGCTATACCATATCTGATCATATACTTAGGTGTATTTTAGGTTTTTGCCGCGGCATTCAAACGATCGATCCAATTGATCCATCTCAAACGATCGATCCAATCGATCCATCACACTTCCGTCACAATTGTCACCACTTCAGAATCATCATGACTGGGGTGCCGCCCCACAAGGATTTCTTAGTCCGCcgggtctatacccattcgagaaatGCGGTCGTACTCGTTTCGTTTCCTGCATAGCTTCTTgactcggtccttaattgaccggggtcGGTGACTTGCCGTTTCTAGAACCACCCATATTCTATTCATGTCACCCCAGTCGAAatcattttgttttatttggtttttgtAGGCTTTCTCCGAAGGAGTATTCTttgtgggcccacctgtcagtggctTCAGGCTCTTGGGGCACGGTAGACTGAGTCTACGGAGCGCGCGACATGGGGAGGTGGTAGGGAGGGCTCATGGTCCACGAAAGTTGCGTGTGGGGCCCGATGATCAGTGGGATGGTTCACACGAACAGGGTGCATGTGAGGTGAGAGGACCGTGGTGGAGGAGGTCCACGGGTCCAGCCCCTTTGGTGGACTGGGTGGTGGGGCCAACCGATCAGTGGCTCCAGGGTGGTGGACTGGGCGCACGGTCGACTGGGAAGAGCgggtcccacatgtaagtggTTCAAGGGTTAAAAGGGGATTAGATAGAGGTTTAACCTGGTCGGGCCCACCTCTCAGTGCGATTAGAAGGGTTTACAAAGGGGATTACTATGCGGATTAGGTTAACAAaacgtggggcccacttgtcggtgtctcttctctcttcctattcttttcttctcctcggttcttcctcctctcattctctcttctttctctctctctctctctctctcgatacTTCCTCCTCTGCTTTCTTTCTCCAAGTGCgcctgagggagagagaggggagggccggcgggcggcggtcagGTGAAGGCGGCGTAGCGCGGCGGTGCGGCCGAGGTGCGACGCGGcttggcggcggccgggcgcggcggCCAAGGCGATGGGCACACGGCGTTCGGGCCGCACGGCGTCGAGCACACCCAAGGTGCTCGTCCGTGTGTCTCGGACTAGCGGCGTTCGCAAGATAGCGGCGATTGGAGGGGCggaagaggaggacgacggAGGAGGAGCGATATTCATAGCCATTGCTTAAGAGGGAAGGGCAGGACGCCGATGCGAGATGGGCGAAGAGCGGCTGGTGAGCCTGGACTATAATGGCGATGAAACAATGATAAAGTTTTTTTATCAGACTAATAATGTGagatcttattgtaaagatttgaTTACAATGAATATAACGGTATAATCAGATCATAAATTGGATTGATGGTTTTGAAGGAAAATCATTTGGAAGAATCATAATATGCATGCTATCAACAAGTAATCGAGCGAGCCCACATTCCCATCCTCTCTCTCATGACTCTGTTGGTGAGTAGGATTGGGCCTAATCAGATTTCATGTCGATGGGCGTCCGATTGTTCTTGCGTCTGACATGAAGCATTATCGAACTTGCATTGTCCTCCAGTTGCCGCCATATAACTCCTAAAGTATTTCATGGCAATGGCGGTCTCCTCCAGTTGTCAAATGGTGTAGGGCTCATTCATGGGCAGGCCAACCATAATTCAAGGGTATAAAGATGTATacctaagatttttttttaaaaaataagcatATATACTAAGTATTTGGCATATGTATTCAGAACAACAAAAAAGCCACAAACAGTCCAATAAGCAATCAAACTACCTTTTTTTGGGCATGCTTCATCCTCCCTCCTCCATTGGCCCATTGGCCCAAGTTACTAGGCCCAAATTACCCactcctctcatctctctctcactgGCCACTCACCCctttctctcccctcccctaaCCAGCTAACCCTAGCAAAGctgcgcgggcggcggccggcgagcggcgagggAGTGAGGTGGCATGGCCACGGCGCGGCATGCGGCAGCAGCGGGCTTC
Above is a window of Oryza sativa Japonica Group chromosome 10, ASM3414082v1 DNA encoding:
- the LOC4348482 gene encoding uncharacterized protein translates to MEKQKPAGHDARLLLALRCSRASLLLSSLRHPRAAPPRRATTPRRSSSTAAGGSVLRDAGLLRAELAAARREATMHAANSGAEVLLVLSLVPVLLLLLGFLAAAAVAA